Proteins encoded in a region of the Anopheles ziemanni chromosome 2, idAnoZiCoDA_A2_x.2, whole genome shotgun sequence genome:
- the LOC131294424 gene encoding aromatic-L-amino-acid decarboxylase has protein sequence MDSKEFRRRGTEMVEYICNYLETLEQRRVTPCVEPGYLRHQLPDEAPEEPEPWDRIMQDVEDKIMPGVTHWQHPRFHAYFPSGNSFPSILGDMLSDGIGCIGFSWAASPACTELETIVLDWLGKAIGLPDSFLALKPGSRGGGVIQTSASECVLVTMLAARAQAIKYLKQQHPFVEEGHLLSKLMAYCSKEAHSCVEKAAMISFVKLRILEPDEKCSLRADTLIKAMEEDEQQGLIPFFVSTTLGTTGSCAFDDLAEIGEALQRFPSVWLHVDAAYAGNSFICPELKYLLKGIEYADSFNTNPNKWLLTNFDCSTLWVRDRLRLTSALVVDPLYLKHGYSDSAIDYRHWGVPLSRRFRSLKLWFVLRSYGISGLQAYIRHHIQLAKRFESLVLKDGRFEVCNDVKLGLVCFRLKGTDRINEKLLSSINASGKLHMVPASVNDTYVIRFCATAQNAKLEDIDFAWDVISDFAAEILEKEQADEVSEIVDRRKTHTLAQKRSFFVRMVSDPKIYNPAINKAQTPHRISTELTSPGHDGTVVTVQSPKTPGSATWISWPLAFLFASADDGTKNDVTLRFRHLDTMMRLSASRRNSATGGSSPSPEAENGITLLKSPKKSPIMLRKRGTSPNPPTASNANNGSNK, from the exons ATGGACAGCAAAGAGTTCCGTCGCCGGGGCACCGAGATGGTCGAGTACATCTGTAACTACCTGGAGACGCTGGAGCAAAGGCGCGTGACGCCTTGCGTGGAGCCGGGCTATCTGCGGCACCAGCTGCCGGACGAGGCCCCGGAGGAACCGGAACCGTGGGACCGGATCATGCAGGACGTCGAGGACAAGATCATGCCGGGCGTGACGCACTGGCAGCATCCGCGCTTTCACGCGTACTTCCCGTCCGGGAACTCGTTCCCGTCCATCCTGGGCGACATGCTCAGCGACGGGATCGGGTGCATCGGGTTTTCCTGGGCCGCCAGTCCGGCCTGCACCGAACTAGAGACGATCGTGCTGGATTGGTTGG GTAAAGCGATTGGTCTTCCGGATTCGTTTCTCGCACTCAAACCCGGAAGCCGTGGAGGTGGCGTAATACAG ACGTCCGCCTCCGAGTGCGTACTGGTGACGATGCTGGCCGCCCGTGCCCAAGCCATCAAGTATCTGAAGCAACAGCATCCGTTCGTCGAGGAAGGCCACCTGCTGTCGAAGCTGATGGCGTACTGCTCGAAAGAGGCCCACAGCTGCGTGGAAAAGGCGGCCATGATTAGCTTCGTCAAGCTGCGCATCCTTGAGCCGGACGAAAAGTGTAGTCTGCGGGCGGACACCTTGATTAAG GCCATGGAGGAGGACGAACAGCAGGGCCTGATACCGTTCTTCGTGTCGACCACGCTTGGCACGACCGGTTCGTGTGCGTTCGATGATCTGGCAGAGATCGGCGAGGCTTTGCAGCGTTTTCCCAGCGTCTGGCTTCATGTGGATGCGGCCTATGCCGGTAACTCGTTCATCTGTCCGGAGCTGAAGTACCTGTTGAAAGGCATCGAGTACGCGGACTCGTTCAACACCAACCCGAACAAGTGGTTGCTGACGAACTTCGACTGCTCGACACTGTGGGTGCGTGATCGGCTCCGGCTCACGTCGGCACTCGTCGTGGATCCGCTCTACCTAAAACATGGCTACTCCGACTCAGCCATCGATTACCGGCACTGGGGTGTACCGCTGAGTCGTCGGTTTCGTTCGCTTAAGCTGTGGTTCGTACTGCGCAGCTATGGCATCAGTGGGCTACAGGCGTACATCCGGCACCACATCCAGCTGGCGAAACGGTTCGAGTCGTTGGTACTGAAGGACGGCCGGTTCGAGGTTTGCAACGACGTCAAGCTTGGGCTGGTGTGCTTCCGGCTGAAGGGCACGGACCGTATCAACGAGAAGCTGCTGTCCAGCATCAACGCTTCCGGTAAGCTGCACATGGTACCAGCTTCGGTTAACGACACGTACGTCATACGGTTCTGCGCTACGGCACAGAATGCCAAGCTCGAAGATATAG ACTTCGCCTGGGACGTCATTAGTGACTTCGCCGCGGAAATACTGGAAAAGGAACAGGCGGACGAAGTCAGCGAAATTGTCGACAGGCGCAAGACGCACACGCTGGCCCAGAAACGGTCGTTCTTCGTGCGCATGGTTAGCGACCCGAAGATCTACAATCCGGCCATCAACAAGGCCCAAACACCGCACCGTATTTCGACGGAGCTGACCTCACCCGGACACGATGGCACCGTAGTGACGGTCCAGTCCCCCAA GACTCCCGGATCGGCGACATGGATCAGTTGGCCGCTGGCATTCCTGTTCGCTTCAGCGGACGATGGTACGAAGAATGATGTCACACTGAG ATTCCGCCACCTCGACACCATGATGAGGCTGTCGGCTTCCCGCCGCAACTCGGCCACCGGTGGCTCCTCGCCGTCACCCGAGGCCGAAAACGGTATAACCCTGCTCAAGTCACCGAAAAAATCCCCGATCATGCTACGAAAACGGGGCACATCGCCGAACCCGCCCACCGCCAGCAACGCCAACAATGGATCGAACAAGTAA
- the LOC131281553 gene encoding uncharacterized protein LOC131281553, whose translation MHFGGGSSLLAILPLLLMACSAAPSCETQSLEGPPFLQDIRQYCRNATGDERAFDELKDYISTDLPRCFMTHVNMDHLRVNTSGLETKDKAKLIENVCDQINESFVCLKPVMAKLKPCLDKENVKVMEEVVGAIPEALNMACTNGGALLQKFSEPVYRACAMELPPMIEECTSELPDSIENVSFSQYTEKQCDEIYSMRDCFSKRITECGATGFMDYFILFYRKLLSLTPCK comes from the exons ATGCATTTCGGCGGTGGTTCGTCATTGCTTGCCATACTTCCACTTCTACTGATGGCGTGCAGTGCAGCGCCATCATGTGAAACTCAATCCCTCGAGGGTCCGCCGTTCCTACAAGACATCCGTCAGTACTGCCGCAACGCTACCGGGGACGAGCGTGCGTTCGATGAACTTAAAGACTACATATCGACCGACCTGCCCCGGTGCTTCATGACCCACGTCAACATGGATCACCTGAGGGTGAACACGAGCGGCCTGGAAACCAAGGATAAGGCAAAACTGATTGAAAA CGTATGTGATCAGATCAACGAGTCTTTCGTGTGTCTAAAGCCGGTGATGGCCAAATTGAAGCCCTGCCTGGATAAAGAGAATGTCAAAGTCATGGAGGAGGTGGTTGGCGCCATCCCGGAAGCGTTGAATATGGCCTGCACCAACGGTGGAGCGCTGCTGCAAA AATTCTCGGAACCCGTCTACCGGGCCTGTGCCATGGAACTGCCGCCGATGATAGAGGAGTGCACAAGCGAACTTCCGGACAGCATAGAGAACGTTTCCTTCTCTCAGTACACTGAGAAGCAGTGCGA TGAAATCTACAGTATGCGCGACTGCTTCTCGAAACGAATCACCGAATGCGGGGCCACCGGATTCATGGATTACTTCATACTGTTCTACCGGAAACTACTCTCCCTGACTCCATGCAAATAG
- the LOC131294287 gene encoding ribonuclease P protein subunit p25-like protein translates to MMHYKKGKNVEEDLSKELIPIEVLPEKFLWMQVKGSTAVPNVVEYAKKALEDGSYRSVVWSGSDGGVGKTVSCAEILKRHFELHQVTRICYRQVEEFWDPQQDGLERIVAKRNIPCVHILLSMDEIDTKVAGYQHSKVQAGFWLGAGIPTTPEGARKRNYFSGPQLKKRPNRNFGNGTADGAGNNSKGGGKPRSGGGGKPRSSSGGGGGTAGGSQGKDLSSSSFFE, encoded by the exons ATGATGCACtacaaaaagggaaagaacGTCGAGGAGGACCTCTCCAAGGAGCTCATCCCGATCGAGGTGCTGCCGGAAAAGTTCCTCTGGATGCAGGTGAAAGGAAGCACGGCCGTACCGAATGTGGTCGAGTACGCCAAGAAAGCGCTCGAGGATGGTTCGTACCGGTCGGTGGTGTGGTCCGGATCGGACGGTGGCGTCGGCAAGACGGTTAGTTGTGCGGAAATCCTAAAGCGACACTTCGAACTGCATCAGGTGACACGCATTTGCTACAGACA AGTCGAAGAGTTCTGGGACCCACAGCAGGACGGTTTGGAGCGGATTGTAGCAAAACGGAACATTCCCTGCGTACACATACTGCTATCGATGGATGAAATCGACACCAAAGTGGCCGGCTATCAGCACTCGAAGGTGCAAGCTGGCTTCTGGTTGGGTGCCGGCATACCCACAACTCCCGAAGGGGCACGAAAACGAAACTACTTCAGCGGACCACAGTTGAAGAAACGACCCAACCGGAACTTTGGCAATGGTACCGCAGACGGTGCGGGAAACAATAGCAAAGGTGGTGGAAAACCAcggagtggtggtggtggaaaaccacGGAGTAGCagtggtggaggtggcggtACGGCTGGTGGTTCGCAGGGAAAAG ATTTGAGTTCGAGTTCGTTCTTCGAATGA
- the LOC131293007 gene encoding aromatic-L-amino-acid decarboxylase encodes MNTEEFRKYGKQMIDYICDYGQTIETRDVAPTVDPGFLRQLLPDEAPQKGEDFKRMLDDVETKIMPNMVHWNHPRFFAYFPAGNSYPSILGDMLSSAIGSIGFSWASSPAATELETIVLDWYAKALDLPCFFRSDAKGSRGGGVLQGSASECALVCMMAARARAIKELKGNHHDVHDSVYLPQLVAYASKEAHSSIEKAAKMAIVKLRALDTDCRGVFRGDTLRQAIQEDMAQGLTPFFVVATVGTTSACVFDHLVEIGQVCREVRSIWFHVDGAYAGNSFILPEMRRFKEGLEYADSFNTNPNKLLLTNFDCSAMWVKDVKSLTTALAVDPLYLQHDHSSAIDYRHYGIPLSRRFRALKLWFVFRSYGIVGLQKYIRNHIALAKRFETLVNSDERFEVRNDVNLGLVCFRLKQQDRINRDLLARINQSGKFHMTPAMVRGKYIIRFCVTYEHATEEHIDYAWEEIKNYAEETLAAECPEEIMEPVVTAAAKKPPKKLTRSMSTRFSFTRSVSREIFERQNSRSQLTDGCTPIVIVDTDDILESLQRASRMNGERNSNDTYDSDSTDEASN; translated from the exons ATGAACACGGAGGAGTTTCGAAAGTACGGCAAACAGATGATCGATTACATCTGCGACTATGGGCAGACGATTGAGACGCGGGACGTTGCTCCAACGGTGGATCCCGGGTTTCTGCGCCAGCTACTTCCAG ATGAGGCACCGCAGAAGGGCGAAGACTTTAAGCGTATGCTGGATGACGTCGAGACGAAGATCATGCCCAACATGGTACACTGGAATCATCCGCGCTTCTTTGCCTACTTCCCGGCCGGCAACTCGTACCCATCGATCCTGGGCGACATGCTGAGCAGCGCAATCGGGTCAATTGGTTTCTCATGG GCCTCTAGTCCGGCGGCCACCGAGCTGGAAACGATCGTCCTCGATTGGTACGCGAAGGCGCTCGATCTGCCCTGCTTCTTCCGCAgcgacgccaagggcagccgCGGGGGCGGCGTCCTGCAAGGATCGGCGTCCGAGTGTGCCCTCGTGTGCATGATGGCGGCCCGAGCTCGTGCCATCAAGGAGCTGAAGGGAAACCACCACGACGTCCACGACAGCGTCTATCTGCCGCAGCTCGTCGCGTACGCCTCGAAGGAAGCACACTCATCGATCGAGAAGGCGGCCAAGATGGCGATCGTGAAGCTGCGCGCACTCGATACCGACTGCCGGGGCGTCTTCCGGGGCGACACGCTACGCCAGGCGATCCAGGAGGATATGGCACAGGGTTTGACCCCGTTCTTCGTCGTCGCCACCGTCGGCACGACGTCGGCCTGTGTGTTCGATCATCTGGTCGAGATTGGACAGGTGTGCCGCGAGGTGCGCAGTATCTGGTTCCACGTGGACGGGGCGTACGCGGGCAATTCGTTCATCCTGCCGGAAATGCGACGCTTCAAGGAAGGTCTCGAGTACGCGGACTCGTTCAACACCAACCCGAACAAGCTTCTGCTGACCAACTTCGACTGCTCGGCCATGTGGGTGAAAGATGTTAAATCGCTCACGACGGCGCTGGCCGTGGATCCGCTCTACCTACAGCACGATCACAGCAGCGCGATCGACTACCGGCATTATGGAATTCCGCTCAGTCGCCGCTTCCGAGCGTTGAAGCTTTGGTTCGTGTTCCGCTCGTACGGTATCGTTGGGCTGCAGAAATACATCCGCAATCACATCGCGCTGGCCAAACGATTTGAGACGCTGGTGAACTCCGACGAGCGTTTCGAGGTTCGCAACGATGTCAACCTGGGGTTGGTCTGTTTTAGACTCAA ACAACAGGATCGCATCAATCGGGATCTGCTAGCGAGGATCAATCAGTCGGGCAAATTCCACATGACCCCTGCAATGGTCCGGGGTAAATACATCATCCGGTTTTGTGTCACATACGAGCACGCCACAGAAGAACATATAG ATTACGCCTGGgaggaaattaaaaactacGCCGAGGAAACGCTGGCTGCCGAGTGTCCGGAAGAAATCATGGAGCCCGTCGTCACGGCCGCCGCCAAAAAGCCACCGAAGAAGCTCACCCGCAGTATGTCCACCCGGTTTTCCTTCACGCGCAGCGTTTCGAGGGAAATTTTCGAACGACAAAACAGCCG TTCCCAACTTACAGACGGATGCACACcgatcgtcatcgtcgacACGGATGACATCCTGGAGAGCTTACAGCGCGCCTCGCGGATGAACGGGGAGCGAAATTCAAACGACACATACGACAGCGACAGCACGGACGAGGCCAGCAATTGA
- the LOC131281970 gene encoding MOB kinase activator-like 4 isoform X1, translated as MKMADGSTILRRNRPGTKAKDFSNWPDEVFEEMDSTLAVQQYIQQMIKKDPSNVDQILTMPDGQDEGVWKYEHLRQFCMELNGLAVRLQTQCFPATCTQMTATEQWIFLCAAHKTPKECPAIDYTRHTLDGAACLLNSNKYFPSRVSIKESSVAKLGSVCRRVYRIFSHAYFHHRRIFNEFEEETSLCLRFTNFVTKYTLMSKENLIVPIPECELTPGESEA; from the exons atgAAGATGGCTGACGGCTCTACGATCTTGAGAAGAAATAGACCCGGAACAAAAGCAAAG GATTTTTCCAACTGGCCAGATGAGGTGTTCGAGGAGATGGACAGCACGCTTGCCGTGCAACAATACATTCAGCAGATGATCAAAAAGGATCCATCGAACGTCGACCAAATTCTTACTATGCCCGATGGGCAAGACGAGGGTGTATGGAAGTACGAGCATTTGAG ACAATTTTGTATGGAACTCAATGGACTAGCCGTAAGGCTACAGACGCAATGTTTTCCGGCTACTTGCACACAGATGACGGCTACGGAACAGTGGATCTTCTTGTGCGCTGCCCACAAAACCCCGAAGGAGTGTCCGGCTATCGATTACACCCGGCACACGCTCGATGGTGCTGCTTGCTTGTTGAATAGTAATAAGTATTTTCCCAGCAG GGTATCCATTAAGGAATCATCTGTAGCTAAGTTAGGTTCGGTTTGCAGACGCGTGTATCGGATTTTCTCACACGCTTATTTCCACCACCGGCGAATATTCAACGAGTTCGAGGAGGAAACTTCGCTCTGCTTGCGATTCACCAACTTCGTTACGAAGTACACGCTCATGTCGAAGGAAAACTTGATCGTACCCATTCCGGAATGTGAGCTTACGCCGGGGGAAAGTGAAGCCTAA
- the LOC131294436 gene encoding protein YAE1 homolog — protein sequence MDREDIDMAERDAQRATEPLVKAAYADGVDAGRQLHYQRNFDEGYRKGFAVGFEHGQQQARRALEDVARRKEAGN from the coding sequence aTGGACCGGGAAGACATTGACATGGCCGAACGGGACGCCCAGCGGGCCACGGAACCGCTCGTTAAGGCCGCCTACGCGGACGGAGTCGATGCCGGTCGGCAGCTGCACTATCAGCGAAATTTTGACGAAGGCTACCGGAAGGGGTTCGCGGTTGGATTCGAGCACGGTCAGCAGCAGGCCCGCCGTGCCCTGGAGGACGTGGCACGTAGGAAGGAGGCTGGAAATTAA
- the LOC131281970 gene encoding MOB kinase activator-like 4 isoform X2, which yields MKMADGSTILRRNRPGTKAKDFSNWPDEVFEEMDSTLAVQQYIQQMIKKDPSNVDQILTMPDGQDEGVWKYEHLRQFCMELNGLAVRLQTQCFPATCTQMTATEQWIFLCAAHKTPKECPAIDYTRHTLDGAACLLNSNKYFPSRYDPRVSIKESSVAKLGSVCRRVYRIFSHAYFHHRRIFNEFEEETSLCLRFTNFVTKYTLMSKENLIVPIPECELTPGESEA from the exons atgAAGATGGCTGACGGCTCTACGATCTTGAGAAGAAATAGACCCGGAACAAAAGCAAAG GATTTTTCCAACTGGCCAGATGAGGTGTTCGAGGAGATGGACAGCACGCTTGCCGTGCAACAATACATTCAGCAGATGATCAAAAAGGATCCATCGAACGTCGACCAAATTCTTACTATGCCCGATGGGCAAGACGAGGGTGTATGGAAGTACGAGCATTTGAG ACAATTTTGTATGGAACTCAATGGACTAGCCGTAAGGCTACAGACGCAATGTTTTCCGGCTACTTGCACACAGATGACGGCTACGGAACAGTGGATCTTCTTGTGCGCTGCCCACAAAACCCCGAAGGAGTGTCCGGCTATCGATTACACCCGGCACACGCTCGATGGTGCTGCTTGCTTGTTGAATAGTAATAAGTATTTTCCCAGCAGGTACGACCC TAGGGTATCCATTAAGGAATCATCTGTAGCTAAGTTAGGTTCGGTTTGCAGACGCGTGTATCGGATTTTCTCACACGCTTATTTCCACCACCGGCGAATATTCAACGAGTTCGAGGAGGAAACTTCGCTCTGCTTGCGATTCACCAACTTCGTTACGAAGTACACGCTCATGTCGAAGGAAAACTTGATCGTACCCATTCCGGAATGTGAGCTTACGCCGGGGGAAAGTGAAGCCTAA
- the LOC131282100 gene encoding uncharacterized protein LOC131282100, which translates to MLPKWISTVLLLATVVCNRAEEAPQVEPPSAMDFSYAQLWKYAQQQCETKGITPSEFTKSWLAVRQCLKEKLNVVQLNEDSMRMDIDNQHDILGRHCPDLFEGVKCFDPFVSMVQGCVNTESFEIFQALRGWFQGILEYLCENNGANVVYDKNKHDNCTHEINKYIITCAAEHVVLSPELNRKTLTQENCNSLATAKDCLLGKLKDCSVFANGARLFYENFIQITSCKNYIPKSD; encoded by the exons ATGCTACCGAAATGGATTTCTACAGTGTTGTTGCTGGCGACGGTTGTGTGTAATCGAGCGGAAGAAGCGCCTCAAGTTGAACCCCCGAGCGCTATGGACTTTTCCTACGCCCAACTTTGGAAGTACGCACAACAGCAATGCGAAACCAAAGGCATCACTCCGTCGGAGTTTACAAAATCGTGGCTCGCCGTACGGCAGTGCTTAAAAGAAAAGCTGAATGTGGTCCAGTTGAATGAGGATTCGATGAGAATGGATATAGACAACCAGCACGACATACTGGGTAG ACACTGCCCGGATCTGTTCGAGGGAGTCAAATGTTTCGACCCGTTCGTGAGCATGGTGCAGGGCTGCGTTAACACGGAGAGCTTCGAGATCTTCCAAGCCTTGCGTGGCTGGTTCCAGGGCATCTTGGAGTACCTTTGTGAAAACAACGGCGCTAACGTTG TTTACGACAAGAACAAGCATGATAATTGTACACATGAAATCAACAAGTACATCATTACCTGCGCTGCCGAACACGTAGTCCTCTCGCCGGAGTTGAATCGTAAAACACTTACGCAGGAGAACTGCAA TTCGCTGGCGACGGCTAAAGATTGCCTACTCGGAAAGCTGAAAGATTGCAGTGTGTTCGCCAACGGGGCACGATTGTTCTACGAGAACTTCATTCAAATTACGTCCTGCAAAAACTACATACCCAAATCCGACTGA